One region of Micromonospora ureilytica genomic DNA includes:
- a CDS encoding discoidin domain-containing protein — MTSRATSVRPRPRVVRHLLVGLTVALVATLTPTGTTTPAQAAPTLLSQGRTATASSTENAGTPAAAAVDGNTGTRWSSAFSDPQWLQVDLGARATITQVNLLWEAAHGRAFQLQTSDNGSTWTTIYSTTTSAGGTQNLTVSGAGRYVRMYGTARGTGYGYSLWEFQVYGETGGGTNEPPVTPTDPYNPNLGPNTFVFDPSTPTSTIQSRLNTLFTQQETNQFGPQRYAVLFKPGNYTADVNLGFFTQVAGLGMSPDDVNLNGHVRAEAFWFGGNATQNFWRAAENLSVTLPAGQTVERWAVSQAAPYRRMHLRGAQNQIQLWNGGDGWSSGGLLADTRIDGLVVSGSQQQWYSRNSEFGNGWTGSVWNMVFQGVNGAPAPSFPNPSHTVIPQTPQVREKPFLYVDGTGEYRVFVPALRTNSTGTSWYNKTPAGSSISLSQFFVVQPGTSAATINAALAQGRHLLFTPGVHHVTEPIQVNRADTVVLGLGLATIQADNGAVGMRVADVDGVKVAGLMFEAGTTNSPVLMEVGPSGSSASHASNPTSLHDVFFRIGGPHVGKATNSLTVNSDNVIGDHMWLWRADHAASGVPTGWTLNTADTGLTVNGDNVTMYGLFVEHYQKYQTIWNGNGGRTYFYQNELPYDVPNQAAWMNGSTRGYAAYKVADSVTSHQAFGLGSYSYFNVNPAVVEERSFEVPTNSNVRFTNMVTVSLGGVGTINRVINNAGGTANAANQTVYLTTYP; from the coding sequence ATGACATCTCGCGCTACATCCGTACGCCCCCGTCCCCGGGTCGTGCGGCACCTGCTCGTCGGACTCACAGTGGCCCTGGTCGCGACGCTCACGCCGACCGGGACCACGACACCCGCGCAGGCCGCCCCCACCCTGCTGTCCCAGGGCCGTACGGCGACCGCCTCGTCCACCGAGAACGCCGGAACGCCCGCCGCGGCCGCTGTCGACGGCAACACCGGCACCCGCTGGTCCAGCGCGTTCAGCGACCCGCAGTGGCTCCAGGTCGACCTGGGTGCCCGCGCCACCATCACCCAGGTCAATCTGCTCTGGGAGGCCGCCCACGGCCGGGCCTTCCAGCTCCAGACCTCCGACAACGGGTCCACCTGGACCACGATCTACTCGACCACCACGAGCGCCGGCGGCACCCAGAACCTCACCGTCTCCGGCGCCGGCCGCTACGTCCGCATGTACGGCACCGCCCGGGGCACCGGCTACGGCTACTCGCTCTGGGAGTTCCAGGTCTACGGCGAGACCGGCGGCGGCACCAACGAACCCCCGGTGACGCCCACCGACCCGTACAACCCCAACCTCGGGCCGAACACCTTCGTCTTCGACCCGAGCACGCCGACGTCGACCATCCAGAGTCGACTGAACACCCTCTTCACCCAGCAGGAGACCAACCAGTTCGGCCCGCAGCGCTACGCGGTGCTGTTCAAGCCCGGCAACTACACCGCCGACGTCAACCTCGGCTTCTTCACCCAGGTCGCCGGCCTCGGCATGAGCCCGGACGACGTCAACCTCAACGGCCACGTGCGTGCCGAGGCGTTCTGGTTCGGCGGCAACGCCACCCAGAACTTCTGGCGGGCCGCCGAGAACCTCTCGGTCACCCTGCCCGCCGGGCAGACCGTGGAGCGCTGGGCAGTTTCCCAGGCCGCGCCGTACCGACGGATGCACCTGCGTGGCGCGCAGAACCAGATCCAGCTCTGGAACGGCGGCGACGGCTGGTCCAGCGGCGGCCTGCTGGCCGACACCCGCATCGACGGCCTGGTCGTCTCCGGCTCGCAGCAGCAGTGGTACTCCCGCAACAGCGAGTTCGGCAACGGCTGGACCGGCTCGGTGTGGAACATGGTCTTCCAGGGCGTCAACGGCGCTCCCGCGCCGAGCTTCCCCAACCCGTCGCACACCGTCATCCCGCAGACCCCGCAGGTCCGGGAGAAGCCCTTCCTGTACGTCGACGGCACCGGTGAGTACCGGGTCTTCGTACCGGCGCTGCGCACCAACTCCACCGGCACCAGCTGGTACAACAAGACCCCGGCCGGCTCGTCCATCTCGCTGTCGCAGTTCTTCGTGGTCCAGCCCGGCACCAGCGCCGCCACCATCAACGCGGCCCTCGCCCAGGGGCGGCACCTGCTCTTCACCCCGGGCGTGCACCACGTCACCGAGCCGATCCAGGTCAACCGGGCCGACACTGTCGTCCTCGGTCTCGGCCTGGCCACCATCCAGGCCGACAACGGCGCGGTGGGGATGCGGGTGGCCGATGTGGACGGCGTCAAGGTGGCCGGCCTCATGTTCGAGGCCGGCACGACGAACTCGCCGGTGCTGATGGAGGTCGGGCCGTCCGGCTCGTCCGCGAGCCACGCCAGCAACCCGACCTCGCTGCACGACGTGTTCTTCCGCATCGGCGGGCCGCACGTCGGCAAGGCCACCAACTCGCTGACCGTCAACAGCGACAACGTGATCGGTGACCACATGTGGCTGTGGCGGGCCGACCACGCCGCCAGCGGCGTACCGACCGGGTGGACACTGAACACCGCCGACACCGGGCTCACCGTCAACGGCGACAACGTCACCATGTACGGCCTCTTCGTCGAGCACTACCAGAAGTACCAGACCATCTGGAACGGCAACGGTGGGCGGACGTACTTCTACCAGAACGAGCTGCCGTACGACGTGCCGAACCAGGCGGCCTGGATGAACGGGTCGACCCGGGGTTACGCCGCGTACAAGGTCGCCGATTCGGTGACCAGCCACCAGGCGTTCGGGTTGGGCAGCTACAGCTACTTCAACGTCAACCCCGCGGTGGTCGAGGAACGGTCCTTCGAGGTGCCCACCAACTCGAACGTGCGCTTCACGAACATGGTCACCGTCTCGCTCGGTGGCGTCGGCACCATCAATCGGGTGATCAACAACGCCGGTGGCACCGCGAACGCGGCCAACCAGACGGTGTACCTGACCACCTACCCCTGA
- a CDS encoding carbohydrate ABC transporter permease, giving the protein MRETAGERWGRRIVLTLLTLFVVIPLYVMVTSAAKPLQDVQNGFTWWPSRPTLQPFIDMWSTVPLARYLVNSLVVSSIAAICSVVVAIFAAFAVSRYRFRGRGVFSVTVLSTQMFPGILFLLPLFLIYVNLGNATGIELYASRTGLVITYLTFSLPFSIWMLVGYFDSIPRGLDEAAQVDGAGPLRTLFQVILPAAVPGVVAVTVYAFMTAWGEVLFASVMTDEGSRTLAVGLQGYSTQFNVYWNQIMAASLVVSIPVVVGFLALQRYFVAGLTAGAVK; this is encoded by the coding sequence ATGCGTGAGACCGCCGGTGAGCGCTGGGGCCGGCGCATCGTGCTGACCCTGCTCACCCTCTTCGTCGTCATCCCGCTCTACGTGATGGTCACGTCGGCGGCGAAGCCGTTGCAGGACGTGCAGAACGGCTTCACCTGGTGGCCCAGCCGGCCCACCCTGCAACCGTTCATCGACATGTGGAGCACAGTGCCGCTGGCCCGGTACCTGGTGAACAGCCTTGTGGTGTCGAGCATCGCGGCGATCTGCTCGGTGGTGGTGGCCATCTTCGCCGCGTTCGCGGTGAGCCGGTACCGGTTCCGCGGTCGCGGTGTCTTCTCGGTGACGGTGCTGTCCACGCAGATGTTCCCCGGCATCCTGTTCCTGCTGCCGCTGTTCCTCATCTACGTCAACCTGGGCAACGCCACAGGCATCGAGCTGTACGCCAGCCGCACCGGACTGGTCATCACGTACCTGACCTTCTCGCTGCCGTTTTCGATCTGGATGCTGGTCGGTTACTTCGACTCGATCCCCCGTGGTCTGGACGAGGCGGCGCAGGTCGACGGCGCCGGTCCGCTGCGCACCCTGTTCCAGGTCATCCTGCCGGCCGCCGTGCCCGGCGTCGTCGCGGTCACCGTGTACGCGTTCATGACCGCGTGGGGTGAGGTGCTCTTCGCGTCGGTGATGACCGACGAGGGCAGCCGCACCCTGGCCGTCGGCCTGCAGGGCTACTCCACCCAGTTCAACGTCTACTGGAACCAGATCATGGCCGCCTCACTGGTGGTCAGCATCCCGGTGGTCGTCGGGTTCCTGGCCCTGCAGCGGTACTTCGTCGCCGGCCTGACCGCCGGCGCGGTCAAGTGA
- a CDS encoding carbohydrate ABC transporter permease, with amino-acid sequence MATSTTAPDADRREPRAGSPARRPARRPRGPRRSLLPYLLLAPAIVLELAIHVVPMVVGVWMSLLELTQFHIRDWSTAPFIGLENYRATLDLNSAAGKELLHSFWVTLAYSLLSVGFAWLLGISAAVVLQRPFRGRAILRALFLTPYALPVYAAVITWSFLLQRDTGLVNHVLVDQLGLLNERPFWLIGDNSFWSLLVVSVWRNWPFAFLCLMAGLQNVPGELYEAAAIDGAGFWRRLRSVTLPMLRPVNLVLLLVLFLWTFNDFNTPFVLFGGSAPEQADLISIHIYRSSFKTWDFGSGSAMSVALLLFLLVVSAAYLLITNRRRDDHA; translated from the coding sequence ATGGCAACCAGCACCACCGCGCCGGACGCCGACCGACGCGAACCCCGGGCCGGGTCGCCGGCCCGGAGGCCGGCCCGCCGGCCCCGCGGCCCCCGCCGCTCACTCCTGCCCTATCTGCTGCTCGCACCGGCCATCGTGCTGGAACTCGCCATCCACGTCGTCCCGATGGTGGTCGGGGTCTGGATGAGCCTGCTGGAGCTGACCCAGTTCCACATCCGCGACTGGTCCACAGCGCCCTTCATCGGGCTGGAGAACTACCGGGCGACGCTCGACCTGAACAGCGCCGCCGGCAAGGAACTGCTGCACTCGTTCTGGGTCACCCTGGCCTACAGCCTGCTCTCGGTCGGGTTCGCCTGGCTGCTCGGCATCTCCGCGGCGGTCGTCCTGCAACGGCCGTTCCGTGGACGGGCGATCCTGCGGGCGCTGTTCCTCACCCCGTACGCGCTGCCGGTCTACGCCGCCGTGATCACCTGGAGCTTCCTGCTGCAACGCGACACCGGCCTGGTCAACCACGTGCTCGTGGACCAGCTCGGCCTGCTGAACGAACGGCCGTTCTGGCTGATCGGCGACAACAGCTTCTGGTCGCTGCTGGTCGTGTCGGTCTGGCGCAACTGGCCATTCGCGTTCCTGTGCCTGATGGCCGGGCTGCAGAACGTGCCCGGCGAGCTGTACGAGGCCGCCGCGATCGACGGCGCCGGGTTCTGGCGTCGGCTGCGCTCGGTCACCCTGCCGATGCTGCGGCCGGTCAACCTGGTGCTGCTGCTGGTGCTGTTCCTGTGGACGTTCAACGACTTCAACACCCCGTTCGTGCTGTTCGGCGGCTCCGCGCCGGAGCAGGCCGACCTCATCTCCATCCACATCTACCGCAGCTCCTTCAAGACCTGGGACTTCGGCTCCGGGTCGGCGATGTCGGTGGCGCTGCTGCTGTTCCTGCTGGTCGTCTCGGCCGCGTACCTGCTGATCACCAACCGTCGGAGGGACGACCATGCGTGA
- a CDS encoding sugar ABC transporter substrate-binding protein has product MSRRHLGIFTAAVLAAASLTACGGSGDDSAAAPKTLTYWASNQGASLEADKTTLQPELDKFEKQTGIKVTVEVVPWSDLLNRLLAAAASGKGPDVVNIGNTWSASLQATGALVEFDDAALQAVGGKDRIVPAALAAAGAPGKPPAAVPLYSMAYSLYYNKKSFADAGITAPPTTWEQLAEYGKKLSTGGKWGLAIEGANPSENAHHAFTFSQQYGGEWFDSAGKPTFDTPQNVSAIKRYIDFMAADKITNPSNAEYAQNQSVSDFANGKAAMLLWQSAGSNLKTQNMPADAYGVAPVPFLASPPAGGKKVNSMVAGINMAVFKHTKNKDGALSFVKFMTSDEEQTILNKTYGSLPAVKTAASDPAFSAPEQKTIQETLVTTAAPLPQVPEESTFETLVGTAMKELFADAASGKPVTEASVKAKLTDAQQKMR; this is encoded by the coding sequence GTGTCGAGACGACACCTCGGGATATTCACCGCCGCCGTACTGGCGGCCGCCTCGCTGACCGCCTGCGGTGGCTCCGGCGACGACTCCGCCGCAGCACCCAAGACGCTCACCTACTGGGCCAGCAACCAGGGCGCCAGCCTGGAGGCCGACAAGACCACCCTCCAGCCGGAGTTGGACAAGTTCGAGAAGCAGACCGGCATCAAGGTCACCGTCGAGGTGGTCCCCTGGTCGGACCTGCTCAACCGCCTGCTGGCGGCCGCCGCCTCCGGCAAGGGCCCGGACGTGGTCAACATCGGCAACACCTGGTCGGCGTCGCTGCAGGCCACCGGCGCGCTCGTCGAGTTCGATGACGCCGCCCTGCAGGCCGTCGGCGGCAAGGACCGGATCGTGCCCGCCGCGCTCGCCGCCGCCGGCGCCCCCGGCAAGCCGCCGGCCGCCGTGCCGCTCTACAGCATGGCTTACAGCCTGTACTACAACAAGAAGTCGTTCGCCGACGCCGGCATCACCGCACCGCCGACCACCTGGGAGCAGCTCGCCGAGTACGGCAAGAAGCTGAGCACCGGCGGCAAGTGGGGTCTGGCGATCGAGGGTGCCAACCCGTCGGAGAACGCCCACCACGCCTTCACCTTCAGCCAGCAGTACGGCGGCGAGTGGTTCGACTCGGCCGGCAAGCCGACCTTCGACACCCCGCAGAACGTTTCGGCGATCAAGCGGTACATCGACTTCATGGCCGCCGACAAGATCACCAACCCGAGCAACGCCGAGTACGCGCAGAACCAGTCGGTCTCCGACTTCGCCAACGGCAAGGCCGCCATGCTGCTGTGGCAGTCCGCCGGGTCGAACCTGAAGACGCAGAACATGCCCGCCGACGCGTACGGGGTGGCCCCGGTGCCGTTCCTGGCCAGCCCGCCGGCCGGCGGCAAGAAGGTCAACAGCATGGTCGCCGGCATCAACATGGCGGTCTTCAAGCACACCAAGAACAAGGACGGCGCGCTGAGCTTCGTCAAGTTCATGACCAGCGACGAGGAGCAGACGATCCTCAACAAGACGTACGGATCGCTGCCGGCGGTGAAGACGGCGGCCTCCGACCCGGCGTTCAGCGCCCCGGAGCAGAAGACCATCCAGGAGACCCTGGTCACCACCGCGGCCCCGCTGCCGCAGGTGCCCGAGGAGAGCACCTTCGAGACCCTGGTCGGCACCGCGATGAAGGAGCTGTTCGCCGACGCGGCCAGCGGCAAGCCGGTCACCGAGGCGTCGGTGAAGGCGAAGCTGACCGACGCGCAGCAGAAGATGCGCTGA
- a CDS encoding ROK family transcriptional regulator, with translation MELARATNRSVRLRNRSALLTKLFLDGPLTRQDLVRSTGLSQPAVSNVVADMIDEGLVAEAGAAESDGGRPSMLLRIAPRFAFVVGVDVGETRVRVELFDFAMTLLASVEYPLDPARTEPDLVAGHVLAGIDAVTGQAGVAPGNVLGVGIGVSGVVEQGAEAVVHAQALGWDRVPLERLIGAGTDLPLHIDNGAKTLGQAEMWFGAGRGARHAVFALVGSGVGASVVTNGATYRGASSSAGEWGHTTLVYGGRACRCGARGCLEAYVGAEAIIDRYREARRGRQVPGEDEESQIAALVAAAETSATARRVLDDTAGYLGAGVANLINLFNPERVVLGGWAAMALGDLLPAVREAAGRQALRQPYEQASIELCRLGVDAVALGAATLPIARFLTEGGIRR, from the coding sequence GTGGAGCTGGCGCGTGCCACCAACCGCAGCGTGCGGTTGCGCAACCGGTCCGCCCTGCTGACCAAGCTCTTCCTGGACGGCCCGCTCACCAGGCAGGACCTGGTGCGCAGCACCGGGCTGAGCCAGCCAGCGGTCAGCAACGTGGTGGCCGACATGATCGACGAGGGGCTGGTCGCCGAGGCCGGTGCCGCCGAGTCCGACGGCGGTCGGCCCAGCATGCTGCTGCGGATCGCGCCCCGATTCGCCTTCGTGGTCGGCGTGGACGTCGGCGAGACCCGGGTCCGGGTGGAGCTGTTCGACTTCGCGATGACCCTGCTGGCCAGCGTCGAGTACCCGCTCGACCCGGCCCGCACCGAGCCCGACCTGGTGGCCGGGCACGTGCTGGCCGGGATCGACGCGGTGACCGGCCAGGCCGGGGTGGCTCCCGGCAACGTGCTCGGCGTCGGCATCGGCGTCTCCGGCGTGGTCGAGCAGGGCGCCGAGGCGGTCGTGCACGCCCAGGCTCTCGGCTGGGACCGGGTGCCGCTGGAGCGTCTGATCGGCGCCGGCACCGACCTGCCGCTGCACATCGACAACGGCGCGAAGACCCTCGGCCAGGCCGAGATGTGGTTCGGCGCCGGTCGGGGCGCCCGGCACGCCGTCTTCGCGCTGGTCGGCTCCGGGGTGGGCGCGTCGGTGGTGACCAACGGCGCCACCTACCGGGGCGCGTCCAGCAGCGCGGGGGAGTGGGGGCACACCACCCTGGTGTACGGCGGCCGGGCCTGCCGGTGCGGCGCGCGTGGCTGCCTGGAGGCGTACGTGGGGGCGGAGGCGATCATCGACCGCTACCGGGAGGCCCGCCGGGGTCGACAGGTCCCAGGCGAGGACGAGGAGTCCCAGATCGCCGCGCTGGTCGCCGCCGCGGAGACCTCGGCCACCGCCCGACGGGTGCTGGACGACACCGCCGGCTACCTCGGCGCCGGGGTGGCCAACCTGATCAACCTGTTCAACCCGGAGCGTGTGGTGCTCGGCGGCTGGGCGGCGATGGCGCTGGGCGACCTGCTGCCGGCCGTGCGGGAGGCCGCCGGCCGGCAGGCGCTGCGCCAGCCGTACGAACAGGCGTCGATCGAGCTGTGCCGGCTCGGGGTGGATGCGGTGGCGTTGGGCGCGGCCACGCTGCCGATCGCCCGCTTCCTCACCGAGGGCGGCATCCGCCGCTGA